The following proteins are encoded in a genomic region of Bombus pyrosoma isolate SC7728 linkage group LG1, ASM1482585v1, whole genome shotgun sequence:
- the LOC122570120 gene encoding membrane-associated guanylate kinase, WW and PDZ domain-containing protein 1-like isoform X3, whose amino-acid sequence MATKTEDTTSIDNTNDGESMDKEVLAISGNDETNHRIPPTYLYNSGSEQNTGISNQEQSNRNRTQATEDQLGPLPPNWEKAYTDTGEVYFIDHNTGTSHWLDPRLSKFQKRSLEECLDDELPYGWEKIDDTLYGTYFIDHVNRRTQYENPVLQAKRAQQSLGERKSPNFTRNPDKLKGQKIRTTLIKSSRGLGFTIVGGDDSVEEFLQIKSVVPNGPAWLDGKLQTGDVLVYVNDTCVLGFTHNEMVNVFKSISSGETVALEVCRGYPLPFDPNDPNTEVVTTIAVNAPEDPRMYMDLDPTLQSNGRFNFLDSTFLPVHSLQNGENLATTSVNSMPDLCISDKINTIKRPSSTDILLSESSDLNDCKDSSMSSKSEFLSIAIVKGTMGFGFTIADSAHGQKVKKILDRQRCKNLMEGDILVNINDINVRNMCHSEVVQVLKDCARNEEALIHVQRTTSKSNEKKEKNSQDFFRSKTPTADIYSTQTKTVVPSRPKTPLIDTRNRPKSPPGAIRSNWNEQNENELNPLDNRYKYSEYTHSMYYNDPYKANITNLSDNFVTMANLDDDSVRNSAKRDWVTNDKLNINNDVYSIDIPHHDNMLKQNGCLHSDYYKDLYTSQSHSQYSEQDYNVYSIGQEQNVDTGEIWDKRKETTSFEHEQPHSSSIPRYPQYSNELVCPIVPDIEWIETLVTLVRQDTGFGFRIVGGTEEGSQQVSVGHIVPGGAADLDNRLNTGDLIMSVDGESVMNSSHHHVVQLMIAAAQNGRVTLGIRRRINTQEHLPENLQTHYNRQMSLQYPYDVTVTRMENEGFGFVIISSVNKAGSTIGRIIEGSPAERCGRLNVGDHILAVNHVDITNVCHKDIVNLIKDSGYSVTLTIGYPLDDCCSNTSLSQKDEPTCDGDGGQYHAVELTRGTRGFGFSIRGGREFQNMPLFVLQIAENGPASIDNRLRVGDQIIEINGINTKNMTHTEAIEIIRNGGPSVRLLVRRGCQMPSVSNLTIDQISIRPIDEGTPRRHLLKLHEMGVHPKKRQKVRFFILLNCCSSKNRYL is encoded by the exons ATGGCTACAAAAACAGAAGATACAACATCTATTGATAATACTAATGatg GAGAGAGTATGGACAAAGAAGTATTAGCAATCAGTGGAAATGATGAAACTAATCATCGTATTCCACCaacatatttgtataattcgGGTTCTGAACAAAATACAGGAATATCCAATCAGGAACAAAGTAATAGAAATCGTACTCAAGCTACAGAAGATCAATTAGGACCTCTACCACCAAACTGGGAGAAAGCTTACACAGACACAGGAgaagtttattttataga TCACAATACAGGCACTTCTCACTGGTTAGACCCACGTTTatctaaatttcaaaaaaggTCTCTTGAAGAATGTTTGGATGATGAATTACCTTATGGTTGGGAAAAAATAGATGATACTCTTTATggtacatattttattgatcATGTAAATCGTAGAACTCAATATGAAAATCCTGTATTGCAAGCCAAAAGGGCACAACAAAGTttaggagaaagaaagagtcCTAACTTCACAAGAAATCCTGATAAACTAAAAGGCCAGAAAATCAGAACAACTTTGATAAAAAGTTCAAGAGGATTAGGATTTACAATTGTTGGTGGAGATGACTCAGTTGaggaatttttacaaattaagaGTGTGGTACCAAATGGTCCGGCATGGTTAGATGGAAAATTACAAACTG GGGACGTGCTGGTATATGTTAATGATACTTGTGTTTTGGGTTTTACACATAATGAAATGGTTAATGTTTTCAAATCAATTAGCAGTGGTGAAACTGTTGCATTGGAAGTGTGTCGTGGTTATCCATTGCCATTTGACCCAAATGATCCAAATACAGAAGTGGTTACAACTATTGCTGTTAATGCACCAG AAGATCCGAGAATGTATATGGATTTAGACCCTACTCTACAAAGTAATGGTCGTTTCAATTTCCTGGATTCTACATTCTTACCAGTACATAGTCTTCAAAATGGTGAAAACCTTGCCACTACTTCTGTCAACTCAATGCCAGATCTTTGTATTTCGGATAAGATTAATACAATTAAGAGACCTAGTAgtacagatattttattatctgaaAGCAGTGATTTGAATGACTGTAAAGACTCATCAATGTCTTCCAAATCAGAATTTCTCAGTATTGCGATTGTAAAGGGTACCATGGGATTTGGATTTACAATAGCAGATTCAGCTCATGGTCAGAaggttaaaaaaattttagatCGCCAacgttgtaaaaatttaatggaagGTGATATTTTAGtcaatataaatgatattaacgTGAGAAACATGTGTCACTCAGAAGTGGTACAAGTGTTGAAAGATTGTGCTCGCAATGAAGAAGCATTGATACATGTACAGAGAACAACATCCAAAtcaaacgaaaagaaagaaaaaaattcacaGGATTTCTTTAGAAGTAAAACACCGACGGCTGATATTTATAGCACTCAAACAAAGACTGTTGTACCAAGTCGACCAAAAACTCCACTTATCGATACGAGGAATCGTCCAAAATCCCCACCCGGTGCGATCAGATCAAACTGGAATGAACAGAACGAAAACGAATTAAATCCACTCGATAATCGATACAAATATTCAGAATACACGCATAGCATGTATTACAATGATCCATATAAAgcaaatattacaaatctaTCTGACAACTTTGTTACAATGGCAAACTTAGATGATGATTCTGTAAGAAATAGCGCAAAAAGAGATTGGGTTacaaacgataaattaaatataaataatgatgtATATTCTATCGATATACCTCATCACGATAACATGTTGAAACAAAATGGATGTTTACATTCAGACTATTATAAAGATTTGTATACGTCACAATCTCATTCTCAATATAGCGAACAAGATTATAATGTATACTCTATTGGTCAGGAACAAAATGTTGATACTGGTGAAATATGGGATAAACGGAAAGAGACTACCAGTTTTGAGCATGAACAACCACATTCCAGTTCGATACCGCG GTATCCTCAATATAGCAACGAGTTAGTGTGCCCAATTGTGCCTGATATAGAATGGATAGAGACATTAGTAACTTTAGTAAGACAAGATACAGGATTTGGATTTAGAATAGTTGGTGGCACCGAGGAAGGATCTCAA CAGGTTTCAGTTGGACATATTGTACCAGGTGGTGCAGCAGACTTAGATAACAGATTAAATACAGGTGATCTAATTATGTCCGTCGATGGTGAGAGTGTTATGAATTCATCACATCATCACGTCGTTCAATTAATGATAGCTGCCGCTCAAAATGGTAGAGTCACCCTAGGAATTCGTCGTCGAATTAACACCCAAGAACATCTTCCAGAAAATCTTCAAACTCACTATAATAGACAAATGAGTCTCCAATATCCTTATGACGTGACGGTTACTAGAATGGAAAATGAAGGTTTTGGTTTTGTTATCATTTCCTCAGTTAATAAAGCCGGTTCGACGATAGGTAGAATAATCGAAGGTTCACCCGCGGAAAGATGCGGCCGATTAAATGTTGGCGATCATATTCTTGCCGTCAATCATGTAGATATTACAAATGTTTGTCATAAAGACAttgtgaatttaattaaagattcgGGTTATTCCGTTACGTTGACAATTGGTTATCCTCTTGATGATTGTTGTAGTAATACGTCTTTATCTCAAAAG GATGAACCAACATGTGATGGAGATGGAGGTCAATATCATGCTGTGGAATTGACTCGTGGAACTAGAGGATTTGGTTTCAGTATTCGTGGAGGACGCGAATTTCAAAACATGCCATTATTTGTGTTACAAATTGCAGAAAATGGTCCGGCATCTATTGATAATCGATTAAGA GTTGGTgatcaaataattgaaataaatggaattaacACTAAAAATATGACACATACAGAAGCtattgaaattatacgaaacgGTGGACCATCCGTTCGACTTTTAGTTCGACGCGGTTGTCAGATGCCTTCAGTG AGTAATCTCACAATCGACCAAATAAGTATTCGACCGATTGATGAGGGCACCCCACGCAgacatttattgaaattacacGAGATGGGTGTGCACCCTAAAAAACGTCAGAAagttcgatttttcattttactcaACTGCTGTTCATccaaaaatagatatttataa
- the LOC122570120 gene encoding membrane-associated guanylate kinase, WW and PDZ domain-containing protein 1-like isoform X1, with amino-acid sequence MATKTEDTTSIDNTNDGESMDKEVLAISGNDETNHRIPPTYLYNSGSEQNTGISNQEQSNRNRTQATEDQLGPLPPNWEKAYTDTGEVYFIDHNTGTSHWLDPRLSKFQKRSLEECLDDELPYGWEKIDDTLYGTYFIDHVNRRTQYENPVLQAKRAQQSLGERKSPNFTRNPDKLKGQKIRTTLIKSSRGLGFTIVGGDDSVEEFLQIKSVVPNGPAWLDGKLQTGDVLVYVNDTCVLGFTHNEMVNVFKSISSGETVALEVCRGYPLPFDPNDPNTEVVTTIAVNAPDILTEDPRMYMDLDPTLQSNGRFNFLDSTFLPVHSLQNGENLATTSVNSMPDLCISDKINTIKRPSSTDILLSESSDLNDCKDSSMSSKSEFLSIAIVKGTMGFGFTIADSAHGQKVKKILDRQRCKNLMEGDILVNINDINVRNMCHSEVVQVLKDCARNEEALIHVQRTTSKSNEKKEKNSQDFFRSKTPTADIYSTQTKTVVPSRPKTPLIDTRNRPKSPPGAIRSNWNEQNENELNPLDNRYKYSEYTHSMYYNDPYKANITNLSDNFVTMANLDDDSVRNSAKRDWVTNDKLNINNDVYSIDIPHHDNMLKQNGCLHSDYYKDLYTSQSHSQYSEQDYNVYSIGQEQNVDTGEIWDKRKETTSFEHEQPHSSSIPRYPQYSNELVCPIVPDIEWIETLVTLVRQDTGFGFRIVGGTEEGSQQVSVGHIVPGGAADLDNRLNTGDLIMSVDGESVMNSSHHHVVQLMIAAAQNGRVTLGIRRRINTQEHLPENLQTHYNRQMSLQYPYDVTVTRMENEGFGFVIISSVNKAGSTIGRIIEGSPAERCGRLNVGDHILAVNHVDITNVCHKDIVNLIKDSGYSVTLTIGYPLDDCCSNTSLSQKDEPTCDGDGGQYHAVELTRGTRGFGFSIRGGREFQNMPLFVLQIAENGPASIDNRLRVGDQIIEINGINTKNMTHTEAIEIIRNGGPSVRLLVRRGCQMPSVSNLTIDQISIRPIDEGTPRRHLLKLHEMGVHPKKRQKVRFFILLNCCSSKNRYL; translated from the exons ATGGCTACAAAAACAGAAGATACAACATCTATTGATAATACTAATGatg GAGAGAGTATGGACAAAGAAGTATTAGCAATCAGTGGAAATGATGAAACTAATCATCGTATTCCACCaacatatttgtataattcgGGTTCTGAACAAAATACAGGAATATCCAATCAGGAACAAAGTAATAGAAATCGTACTCAAGCTACAGAAGATCAATTAGGACCTCTACCACCAAACTGGGAGAAAGCTTACACAGACACAGGAgaagtttattttataga TCACAATACAGGCACTTCTCACTGGTTAGACCCACGTTTatctaaatttcaaaaaaggTCTCTTGAAGAATGTTTGGATGATGAATTACCTTATGGTTGGGAAAAAATAGATGATACTCTTTATggtacatattttattgatcATGTAAATCGTAGAACTCAATATGAAAATCCTGTATTGCAAGCCAAAAGGGCACAACAAAGTttaggagaaagaaagagtcCTAACTTCACAAGAAATCCTGATAAACTAAAAGGCCAGAAAATCAGAACAACTTTGATAAAAAGTTCAAGAGGATTAGGATTTACAATTGTTGGTGGAGATGACTCAGTTGaggaatttttacaaattaagaGTGTGGTACCAAATGGTCCGGCATGGTTAGATGGAAAATTACAAACTG GGGACGTGCTGGTATATGTTAATGATACTTGTGTTTTGGGTTTTACACATAATGAAATGGTTAATGTTTTCAAATCAATTAGCAGTGGTGAAACTGTTGCATTGGAAGTGTGTCGTGGTTATCCATTGCCATTTGACCCAAATGATCCAAATACAGAAGTGGTTACAACTATTGCTGTTAATGCACCAG aTATTTTAACAGAAGATCCGAGAATGTATATGGATTTAGACCCTACTCTACAAAGTAATGGTCGTTTCAATTTCCTGGATTCTACATTCTTACCAGTACATAGTCTTCAAAATGGTGAAAACCTTGCCACTACTTCTGTCAACTCAATGCCAGATCTTTGTATTTCGGATAAGATTAATACAATTAAGAGACCTAGTAgtacagatattttattatctgaaAGCAGTGATTTGAATGACTGTAAAGACTCATCAATGTCTTCCAAATCAGAATTTCTCAGTATTGCGATTGTAAAGGGTACCATGGGATTTGGATTTACAATAGCAGATTCAGCTCATGGTCAGAaggttaaaaaaattttagatCGCCAacgttgtaaaaatttaatggaagGTGATATTTTAGtcaatataaatgatattaacgTGAGAAACATGTGTCACTCAGAAGTGGTACAAGTGTTGAAAGATTGTGCTCGCAATGAAGAAGCATTGATACATGTACAGAGAACAACATCCAAAtcaaacgaaaagaaagaaaaaaattcacaGGATTTCTTTAGAAGTAAAACACCGACGGCTGATATTTATAGCACTCAAACAAAGACTGTTGTACCAAGTCGACCAAAAACTCCACTTATCGATACGAGGAATCGTCCAAAATCCCCACCCGGTGCGATCAGATCAAACTGGAATGAACAGAACGAAAACGAATTAAATCCACTCGATAATCGATACAAATATTCAGAATACACGCATAGCATGTATTACAATGATCCATATAAAgcaaatattacaaatctaTCTGACAACTTTGTTACAATGGCAAACTTAGATGATGATTCTGTAAGAAATAGCGCAAAAAGAGATTGGGTTacaaacgataaattaaatataaataatgatgtATATTCTATCGATATACCTCATCACGATAACATGTTGAAACAAAATGGATGTTTACATTCAGACTATTATAAAGATTTGTATACGTCACAATCTCATTCTCAATATAGCGAACAAGATTATAATGTATACTCTATTGGTCAGGAACAAAATGTTGATACTGGTGAAATATGGGATAAACGGAAAGAGACTACCAGTTTTGAGCATGAACAACCACATTCCAGTTCGATACCGCG GTATCCTCAATATAGCAACGAGTTAGTGTGCCCAATTGTGCCTGATATAGAATGGATAGAGACATTAGTAACTTTAGTAAGACAAGATACAGGATTTGGATTTAGAATAGTTGGTGGCACCGAGGAAGGATCTCAA CAGGTTTCAGTTGGACATATTGTACCAGGTGGTGCAGCAGACTTAGATAACAGATTAAATACAGGTGATCTAATTATGTCCGTCGATGGTGAGAGTGTTATGAATTCATCACATCATCACGTCGTTCAATTAATGATAGCTGCCGCTCAAAATGGTAGAGTCACCCTAGGAATTCGTCGTCGAATTAACACCCAAGAACATCTTCCAGAAAATCTTCAAACTCACTATAATAGACAAATGAGTCTCCAATATCCTTATGACGTGACGGTTACTAGAATGGAAAATGAAGGTTTTGGTTTTGTTATCATTTCCTCAGTTAATAAAGCCGGTTCGACGATAGGTAGAATAATCGAAGGTTCACCCGCGGAAAGATGCGGCCGATTAAATGTTGGCGATCATATTCTTGCCGTCAATCATGTAGATATTACAAATGTTTGTCATAAAGACAttgtgaatttaattaaagattcgGGTTATTCCGTTACGTTGACAATTGGTTATCCTCTTGATGATTGTTGTAGTAATACGTCTTTATCTCAAAAG GATGAACCAACATGTGATGGAGATGGAGGTCAATATCATGCTGTGGAATTGACTCGTGGAACTAGAGGATTTGGTTTCAGTATTCGTGGAGGACGCGAATTTCAAAACATGCCATTATTTGTGTTACAAATTGCAGAAAATGGTCCGGCATCTATTGATAATCGATTAAGA GTTGGTgatcaaataattgaaataaatggaattaacACTAAAAATATGACACATACAGAAGCtattgaaattatacgaaacgGTGGACCATCCGTTCGACTTTTAGTTCGACGCGGTTGTCAGATGCCTTCAGTG AGTAATCTCACAATCGACCAAATAAGTATTCGACCGATTGATGAGGGCACCCCACGCAgacatttattgaaattacacGAGATGGGTGTGCACCCTAAAAAACGTCAGAAagttcgatttttcattttactcaACTGCTGTTCATccaaaaatagatatttataa
- the LOC122570120 gene encoding membrane-associated guanylate kinase, WW and PDZ domain-containing protein 1-like isoform X4 gives MATKTEDTTSIDNTNDGESMDKEVLAISGNDETNHRIPPTYLYNSGSEQNTGISNQEQSNRNRTQATEDQLGPLPPNWEKAYTDTGEVYFIDHNTGTSHWLDPRLSKFQKRSLEECLDDELPYGWEKIDDTLYGTYFIDHVNRRTQYENPVLQAKRAQQSLGERKSPNFTRNPDKLKGQKIRTTLIKSSRGLGFTIVGGDDSVEEFLQIKSVVPNGPAWLDGKLQTGDVLVYVNDTCVLGFTHNEMVNVFKSISSGETVALEVCRGYPLPFDPNDPNTEVVTTIAVNAPDILTEDPRMYMDLDPTLQSNGRFNFLDSTFLPVHSLQNGENLATTSVNSMPDLCISDKINTIKRPSSTDILLSESSDLNDCKDSSMSSKSEFLSIAIVKGTMGFGFTIADSAHGQKVKKILDRQRCKNLMEGDILVNINDINVRNMCHSEVVQVLKDCARNEEALIHVQRTTSKSNEKKEKNSQDFFRSKTPTADIYSTQTKTVVPSRPKTPLIDTRNRPKSPPGAIRSNWNEQNENELNPLDNRYKYSEYTHSMYYNDPYKANITNLSDNFVTMANLDDDSVRNSAKRDWVTNDKLNINNDVYSIDIPHHDNMLKQNGCLHSDYYKDLYTSQSHSQYSEQDYNVYSIGQEQNVDTGEIWDKRKETTSFEHEQPHSSSIPRYPQYSNELVCPIVPDIEWIETLVTLVRQDTGFGFRIVGGTEEGSQQVSVGHIVPGGAADLDNRLNTGDLIMSVDGESVMNSSHHHVVQLMIAAAQNGRVTLGIRRRINTQEHLPENLQTHYNRQMSLQYPYDVTVTRMENEGFGFVIISSVNKAGSTIGRIIEGSPAERCGRLNVGDHILAVNHVDITNVCHKDIVNLIKDSGYSVTLTIGYPLDDCCSNTSLSQKDEPTCDGDGGQYHAVELTRGTRGFGFSIRGGREFQNMPLFVLQIAENGPASIDNRLRVGDQIIEINGINTKNMTHTEAIEIIRNGGPSVRLLVRRGCQMPSV, from the exons ATGGCTACAAAAACAGAAGATACAACATCTATTGATAATACTAATGatg GAGAGAGTATGGACAAAGAAGTATTAGCAATCAGTGGAAATGATGAAACTAATCATCGTATTCCACCaacatatttgtataattcgGGTTCTGAACAAAATACAGGAATATCCAATCAGGAACAAAGTAATAGAAATCGTACTCAAGCTACAGAAGATCAATTAGGACCTCTACCACCAAACTGGGAGAAAGCTTACACAGACACAGGAgaagtttattttataga TCACAATACAGGCACTTCTCACTGGTTAGACCCACGTTTatctaaatttcaaaaaaggTCTCTTGAAGAATGTTTGGATGATGAATTACCTTATGGTTGGGAAAAAATAGATGATACTCTTTATggtacatattttattgatcATGTAAATCGTAGAACTCAATATGAAAATCCTGTATTGCAAGCCAAAAGGGCACAACAAAGTttaggagaaagaaagagtcCTAACTTCACAAGAAATCCTGATAAACTAAAAGGCCAGAAAATCAGAACAACTTTGATAAAAAGTTCAAGAGGATTAGGATTTACAATTGTTGGTGGAGATGACTCAGTTGaggaatttttacaaattaagaGTGTGGTACCAAATGGTCCGGCATGGTTAGATGGAAAATTACAAACTG GGGACGTGCTGGTATATGTTAATGATACTTGTGTTTTGGGTTTTACACATAATGAAATGGTTAATGTTTTCAAATCAATTAGCAGTGGTGAAACTGTTGCATTGGAAGTGTGTCGTGGTTATCCATTGCCATTTGACCCAAATGATCCAAATACAGAAGTGGTTACAACTATTGCTGTTAATGCACCAG aTATTTTAACAGAAGATCCGAGAATGTATATGGATTTAGACCCTACTCTACAAAGTAATGGTCGTTTCAATTTCCTGGATTCTACATTCTTACCAGTACATAGTCTTCAAAATGGTGAAAACCTTGCCACTACTTCTGTCAACTCAATGCCAGATCTTTGTATTTCGGATAAGATTAATACAATTAAGAGACCTAGTAgtacagatattttattatctgaaAGCAGTGATTTGAATGACTGTAAAGACTCATCAATGTCTTCCAAATCAGAATTTCTCAGTATTGCGATTGTAAAGGGTACCATGGGATTTGGATTTACAATAGCAGATTCAGCTCATGGTCAGAaggttaaaaaaattttagatCGCCAacgttgtaaaaatttaatggaagGTGATATTTTAGtcaatataaatgatattaacgTGAGAAACATGTGTCACTCAGAAGTGGTACAAGTGTTGAAAGATTGTGCTCGCAATGAAGAAGCATTGATACATGTACAGAGAACAACATCCAAAtcaaacgaaaagaaagaaaaaaattcacaGGATTTCTTTAGAAGTAAAACACCGACGGCTGATATTTATAGCACTCAAACAAAGACTGTTGTACCAAGTCGACCAAAAACTCCACTTATCGATACGAGGAATCGTCCAAAATCCCCACCCGGTGCGATCAGATCAAACTGGAATGAACAGAACGAAAACGAATTAAATCCACTCGATAATCGATACAAATATTCAGAATACACGCATAGCATGTATTACAATGATCCATATAAAgcaaatattacaaatctaTCTGACAACTTTGTTACAATGGCAAACTTAGATGATGATTCTGTAAGAAATAGCGCAAAAAGAGATTGGGTTacaaacgataaattaaatataaataatgatgtATATTCTATCGATATACCTCATCACGATAACATGTTGAAACAAAATGGATGTTTACATTCAGACTATTATAAAGATTTGTATACGTCACAATCTCATTCTCAATATAGCGAACAAGATTATAATGTATACTCTATTGGTCAGGAACAAAATGTTGATACTGGTGAAATATGGGATAAACGGAAAGAGACTACCAGTTTTGAGCATGAACAACCACATTCCAGTTCGATACCGCG GTATCCTCAATATAGCAACGAGTTAGTGTGCCCAATTGTGCCTGATATAGAATGGATAGAGACATTAGTAACTTTAGTAAGACAAGATACAGGATTTGGATTTAGAATAGTTGGTGGCACCGAGGAAGGATCTCAA CAGGTTTCAGTTGGACATATTGTACCAGGTGGTGCAGCAGACTTAGATAACAGATTAAATACAGGTGATCTAATTATGTCCGTCGATGGTGAGAGTGTTATGAATTCATCACATCATCACGTCGTTCAATTAATGATAGCTGCCGCTCAAAATGGTAGAGTCACCCTAGGAATTCGTCGTCGAATTAACACCCAAGAACATCTTCCAGAAAATCTTCAAACTCACTATAATAGACAAATGAGTCTCCAATATCCTTATGACGTGACGGTTACTAGAATGGAAAATGAAGGTTTTGGTTTTGTTATCATTTCCTCAGTTAATAAAGCCGGTTCGACGATAGGTAGAATAATCGAAGGTTCACCCGCGGAAAGATGCGGCCGATTAAATGTTGGCGATCATATTCTTGCCGTCAATCATGTAGATATTACAAATGTTTGTCATAAAGACAttgtgaatttaattaaagattcgGGTTATTCCGTTACGTTGACAATTGGTTATCCTCTTGATGATTGTTGTAGTAATACGTCTTTATCTCAAAAG GATGAACCAACATGTGATGGAGATGGAGGTCAATATCATGCTGTGGAATTGACTCGTGGAACTAGAGGATTTGGTTTCAGTATTCGTGGAGGACGCGAATTTCAAAACATGCCATTATTTGTGTTACAAATTGCAGAAAATGGTCCGGCATCTATTGATAATCGATTAAGA GTTGGTgatcaaataattgaaataaatggaattaacACTAAAAATATGACACATACAGAAGCtattgaaattatacgaaacgGTGGACCATCCGTTCGACTTTTAGTTCGACGCGGTTGTCAGATGCCTTCAGTG TGA